The proteins below are encoded in one region of Polypterus senegalus isolate Bchr_013 chromosome 2, ASM1683550v1, whole genome shotgun sequence:
- the LOC120522758 gene encoding small integral membrane protein 11A-like isoform X2 has product MINWKVLDNFPVLLYILAAKTLILCLAFAGTKIYQSKKAEAALKRQQELKRKAESNQTEECKKDD; this is encoded by the exons ATGATCAACTGGAAG gtCCTGGATAATTTCCCTGTGCTGCTTTATATTCTAGCAGCAAAAACTCTTATCCTTTGCTTGGCATTTGCTGGTACAAAGATTTATCAAAGCAAAAAGGCAGAGGCAGCACTGAAGCGGCAGCAGGAACTGAAGAGGAAAGCAGAATCCAACCAAACCGAGGAGTGCAAGAAAGACGACTAA
- the LOC120522758 gene encoding small integral membrane protein 11A-like isoform X1: MINWKVSGELDVLDNFPVLLYILAAKTLILCLAFAGTKIYQSKKAEAALKRQQELKRKAESNQTEECKKDD; encoded by the exons ATGATCAACTGGAAGGTAAGCGGCGAATTGGAT gtCCTGGATAATTTCCCTGTGCTGCTTTATATTCTAGCAGCAAAAACTCTTATCCTTTGCTTGGCATTTGCTGGTACAAAGATTTATCAAAGCAAAAAGGCAGAGGCAGCACTGAAGCGGCAGCAGGAACTGAAGAGGAAAGCAGAATCCAACCAAACCGAGGAGTGCAAGAAAGACGACTAA